One genomic window of Arachis hypogaea cultivar Tifrunner chromosome 8, arahy.Tifrunner.gnm2.J5K5, whole genome shotgun sequence includes the following:
- the LOC112707357 gene encoding uncharacterized protein, producing the protein MTTLVHFTTQVSHLRPKCFFHGGATTCKKIPTFSFSQLDSKFCSFHLGSYNFNNKHITCRERRGSLLLGGAVFRNGILLEENKGCKRVVIVRNNQGFGFNGGGGGGGRDDGANVRILGNLALAIGLTYLSMTGQLGWILDAIVSIWIFAVLIPVVGIGFFLWWAGRDIMQGTCPNCGNDFQVFKSSLNDDLQLCPFCGQPFSVVGNEFVKDSVKFSNQSTTTFGQAFNNFSSSRNEKDSSRAIDVEAEIKDAD; encoded by the exons ATGACCACACTCGTTCATTTCACGACCCAAGTTTCACACTTGAGGCCCAAGTGCTTCTTCCATGGTGGTGCCACCACATGCAAGAAGATACCCACTTTCTCTTTCTCTCAGTTGGACTCAAAGTTTTGTTCTTTTCATCTGGGTAGCTACAACTTCAACAACAAGCACATAACTTGCAGAGAGAGGAGGGGATCCTTGTTACTGGGTGGGGCAGTGTTTCGAAATGGGATTTTGTTGGAAGAGAATAAGGGTTGCAAGAGGGTTGTTATAGTGAGGAACAATCAAGGGTTTGGCttcaatggtggtggtggtggtggtggaagagacgATGGAGCTAATGTTAGGATTTTGGGTAATCTTGCTTTGGCTATTGGATTAACTTATCTTTCAATGACTGGGCAGCTTGGCTGGATTTTGGATGCTATTGTTTCAAtttgg ATCTTTGCTGTTCTCATACCGGTAGTAGGTATTGGTTTCTTCCTCTGGTGGGCTGGACGAGATATAATGCAAGGCACT TGTCCAAATTGTGGAAATGATTTTCAGGTTTTCAA ATCCTCTCTAAATGATGATTTGCAGTTGTGCCCTTTTTGTGGTCAACCTTTTTCTG TTGTTGGCAATGAGTTTGTGAAGGACTCTGTGAAGTTTTCAAACCAATCTACAACAACATTTGGGCAAGCATTCAACAATTTCTCCAGTTCTAGAAATG AGAAAGATTCGAGTAGAGCGATTGATGTTGAAGCTGAAATCAAAGACGCAGATTGA